In the Acropora muricata isolate sample 2 chromosome 1, ASM3666990v1, whole genome shotgun sequence genome, one interval contains:
- the LOC136929139 gene encoding dynein assembly factor with WD repeat domains 1-like isoform X2 — MEQVRKLIIRLQEKLAESADHHFYLFKVLRAHILPLTNVAFNKSGTSFITGSYDRTCKVWDTASGEELQVLEGHKNVVYAIAFNNPYGDKIATGSFDKTCKLWSADTGKCYHTYRGHTAEIVCVAFNPQSTIVATGSMDTTAKLWDVQKGAEVSTLSGHSAEIISCSFNTTGDQLLTGSFDHTVSVWDTRTGRRVHTLIGHRGEISNAQFNFDSSFIVTGSMDKTCKIWDSRTGQCIGTLSGHDDEVLDVCFDYTGQYIATASADGTGRVYNALTHHCMSKLEGHEGEISKITFSPQGRRCLTASSDKTARLWDPFSGKCMQVLEGHTDEIFSCAFNYEGNIVITGSKDNTCRLWR; from the exons ATGGAACAAGTGCGAAAGTTGATCATCA GATTGCAGGAAAAGCTCGCTGAAAGTGCAGATCACCACTTCTACCTTTTCAAG GTTTTGAGAGCACACATTCTTCCATTGACCAATGTAGCTTTCAACAAATCTGGCACaag ttTTATAACAGGAAGCTATGACAGAACATGCAAAGTCTGGGACACTGCGTCAGGGGAAGAGCTTCAAGTTCTTGAAGGACACAAAAACGTGGTGTATGCCATAGCATTTAACAATCCATATGG TGACAAAATTGCCACTGGCTCATTTGACAAGACATGCAAG tTGTGGAGTGCTGATACCGGGAAGTGTTATCACACCTACAGAGGTCATACAGCAGAAATT GTGTGTGTAGCATTTAATCCACAAAGTACTATAGTGGCAACTGGAAGTATGGATACAACAGCGAAGTTGTGGGATGTGCAAAAAGGAGCGGAGGTTTCCACATTATCA GGTCATTCTGCAGAGATTATATCTTGTTCATTCAACACAACTGGTGATCAACTACTGACTGGCTCATTTGATCATACTGTGAGTGTGTGGGACACAAGAACAGGCAG gcGGGTTCACACTCTTATTGGCCACCGAGGGGAAATCTCCAACGCGCAATTTAACTTTGATAGTTCGTTTATAGTTACCGGATCAATG GACAAGACATGCAAAATATGGGATTCAAGAACAGGACAGTGCATTGGCACCCTAAG TGGTCATGATGACGAAGTTCTGGATGTATGCTTTGATTACACTGGTCAGTATATCGCCACAGCTTCTGCGGATG GCACCGGTCGGGTATACAACGCTTTAACACATCACTGTATGAGTAAATTAGAGGGTCATGAAGGAGAAATATCAAAG ATAACATTTAGTCCTCAGGGCCGGAGATGCCTGACAGCAAGCAGTGATAAGACAGCTAGGCTTTGGGATCCTTTTTCAGGAAAATGCATGCAG GTACTTGAAGGTCACACAGATGAAATTTTTAGCTGTGCATTTAACTATGAGGGAAACATCGTTATCACAG GAAGCAAAGACAATACCTGCCGTCTTTGGagatga
- the LOC136929139 gene encoding dynein assembly factor with WD repeat domains 1-like isoform X1, with the protein MRLKKFLLRYYPPGIILEYEQSGLLKSKSIDLLDLKPTTDVDALLDDIVAKEPLITPSKMEQVRKLIIRLQEKLAESADHHFYLFKVLRAHILPLTNVAFNKSGTSFITGSYDRTCKVWDTASGEELQVLEGHKNVVYAIAFNNPYGDKIATGSFDKTCKLWSADTGKCYHTYRGHTAEIVCVAFNPQSTIVATGSMDTTAKLWDVQKGAEVSTLSGHSAEIISCSFNTTGDQLLTGSFDHTVSVWDTRTGRRVHTLIGHRGEISNAQFNFDSSFIVTGSMDKTCKIWDSRTGQCIGTLSGHDDEVLDVCFDYTGQYIATASADGTGRVYNALTHHCMSKLEGHEGEISKITFSPQGRRCLTASSDKTARLWDPFSGKCMQVLEGHTDEIFSCAFNYEGNIVITGSKDNTCRLWR; encoded by the exons ATGCGCCTAAAAAAGTTCTTACTGCGCTATTATCCACCAG GAATAATTTTGGAGTATGAGCAGTCTGGATTATTGAAGTCTAAGTCCATAGATTTGTTGGACTTAAAACCAAC AACAGATGTGGATGCACTACTTGATGATATTGTTGCCAAGGAACCCTTAATCACTCCTTCCAAAATGGAACAAGTGCGAAAGTTGATCATCA GATTGCAGGAAAAGCTCGCTGAAAGTGCAGATCACCACTTCTACCTTTTCAAG GTTTTGAGAGCACACATTCTTCCATTGACCAATGTAGCTTTCAACAAATCTGGCACaag ttTTATAACAGGAAGCTATGACAGAACATGCAAAGTCTGGGACACTGCGTCAGGGGAAGAGCTTCAAGTTCTTGAAGGACACAAAAACGTGGTGTATGCCATAGCATTTAACAATCCATATGG TGACAAAATTGCCACTGGCTCATTTGACAAGACATGCAAG tTGTGGAGTGCTGATACCGGGAAGTGTTATCACACCTACAGAGGTCATACAGCAGAAATT GTGTGTGTAGCATTTAATCCACAAAGTACTATAGTGGCAACTGGAAGTATGGATACAACAGCGAAGTTGTGGGATGTGCAAAAAGGAGCGGAGGTTTCCACATTATCA GGTCATTCTGCAGAGATTATATCTTGTTCATTCAACACAACTGGTGATCAACTACTGACTGGCTCATTTGATCATACTGTGAGTGTGTGGGACACAAGAACAGGCAG gcGGGTTCACACTCTTATTGGCCACCGAGGGGAAATCTCCAACGCGCAATTTAACTTTGATAGTTCGTTTATAGTTACCGGATCAATG GACAAGACATGCAAAATATGGGATTCAAGAACAGGACAGTGCATTGGCACCCTAAG TGGTCATGATGACGAAGTTCTGGATGTATGCTTTGATTACACTGGTCAGTATATCGCCACAGCTTCTGCGGATG GCACCGGTCGGGTATACAACGCTTTAACACATCACTGTATGAGTAAATTAGAGGGTCATGAAGGAGAAATATCAAAG ATAACATTTAGTCCTCAGGGCCGGAGATGCCTGACAGCAAGCAGTGATAAGACAGCTAGGCTTTGGGATCCTTTTTCAGGAAAATGCATGCAG GTACTTGAAGGTCACACAGATGAAATTTTTAGCTGTGCATTTAACTATGAGGGAAACATCGTTATCACAG GAAGCAAAGACAATACCTGCCGTCTTTGGagatga